In Molothrus ater isolate BHLD 08-10-18 breed brown headed cowbird chromosome 11, BPBGC_Mater_1.1, whole genome shotgun sequence, a genomic segment contains:
- the NR2C2 gene encoding nuclear receptor subfamily 2 group C member 2 isoform X1, whose amino-acid sequence MTSPSQRIQIISTDSSVASPQRIQIVTDQQTGQKIQIVTAVDSAVSPKQQFILASPDGTGTGKVILAAPETSNAKQLIFTTTDNIVPGRIQIVTDSASVERLLGKTDVQRPQVVEYCVVCGDKASGRHYGAVSCEGCKGFFKRSVRKNLTYSCRSNQDCIINKHHRNRCQFCRLKKCLEMGMKMESVQSERKPFDVQREKPTNCAASTEKIYIRKDLRSPLIATPTFVADKDGTRSAGLLDPGMLVNIQQPLIRDDGTVLLAADSKAETSQGALGTLANVVTSLANLSESLNNGDTSEVQQEEQSASEITRAFDTLAKALNTTDGTTAHNLADGMDPTGGGNIHVISRDQSTPIIEVEGPLLTDTHVTFKLTMPSPMPEYLNVHYICESASRLLFLSMHWARSIPAFQALGQDCNTSLVRACWNELFTLGLAQCAQVMSLSTILGAIVNHLQNSIQEDKLSGDRIKQVMEHIWKLQEFCNSMAKLDIDGYEYAYLKAIVLFSPDHPGLTSSTQIEKFQEKAQMELQDYVQKTYPEDTYRLARILVRLPALRLMSSSITEELFFTGLIGNVPIDSIIPYILKMETAEYNGQITGTSA is encoded by the exons ATGACCAGCCCTTCCCAGCGTATCCAGATAATTTCCACAGACTCCTCTGTAGCTTCACCACAACGCATTCAG ATTGTGACAGATCAGCAAACAGGTCAGAAAATTCAAATAGTGACAGCAGTGGATTCAGCTGTGTCTCCAAAGCAACAGTTCATTTTAGCTAGTCCAGATGGAACTGGTACAGGAAAGGTGATCTTGGCAGCACCTGAGACATCTAATGCCAAGCAGCTTATCTTTACCACCACAGACAACATCGTGCCAGGCAGAATTCAG ATAGTGACAGACTCTGCTTCAGTGGAACGTCTGCTAGGAAAAACTGATGTTCAGCGGCCCCAGGTAGTAGAATATTGTGTAGTCTGTGGTGATAAAGCATCAG GTCGTCACTATGGTGCTGTCAGTTGTGAGGGATGCAAAGGTTTCTTTAAAAGGAGTGTGAGGAAGAATTTGACCTACAGTTGTCGTAGCAACCAGGACTGTATCATCAATAAACACCATCGGAATCGATGCCAGTTTTGTAGGCTTAAGAAATGTCTAGAGATGGGCATGAAAATGGAAT CGGTTCAAAGTGAAAGAAAGCCTTTTGATGTGCAACGTGAAAAACCAACCAACTGTGCAGCTTCTACTGAAAAAATCTATATAAGAAAAGATCTTCGAAGCCCTCTAATAGCAACTCCAACATTTGTGGCAGATAAAGATGGGACACG GTCAGCCGGTCTTCTTGATCCAGGAATGCTCGTGAATATTCAGCAGCCTTTGATCAGGGATGATGGTACAGTCCTCCTAGCTGCTGATTCCAAG GCTGAAACAAGCCAGGGCGCCTTAGGAACACTAGCAAATGTTGTAACATCTCTTGCTAATCTCAGTGAGTCACTAAATAATGGAGATACTTCTGAAGTTCAACAAGAAGAGCAATCTGCAAGTGAGATTACACG AGCATTTGATACTTTGGCTAAAGCACTTAATACCACAGATGGTACAACAGCTCATAACTTGGCAGATGGGATGGATCCTACAGGAGGAGGGAATATTCATGTAATCAGTAGAGATCAGTCTACACCAATTATTGAAGTGGAAGGACCCCTACTTACAGATACACATGTCACATTTAAG cTGACAATGCCCAGTCCGATGCCAGAGTACCTTAACGTACACTACATCTGTGAGTCAGCATCACGACTCCTTTTCCTCTCTATGCACTGGGCTAGGTCCATACCTGCATTTCAAGCTCTTGG GCAGGACTGTAATACGAGCCTTGTGCGGGCCTGCTGGAATGAACTGTTTACCTTAGGGCTGGCACAGTGTGCGCAGGTGATGAGTCTGTCCACCATCCTGGGGGCGATTGTCAACCACCTCCAGAACAGCATACAAGAAG ATAAACTTTCTGGCGACAGAATAAAGCAAGTCATGGAACACATCTGGAAACTTCAGGAGTTCTGTAACAGCATGGCCAAGCTTGATATTGATGGATATGAATATGCATACCTTAAAGCTATAGTCCTTTTTAGCCCTG atCACCCTGGTCTGACCAGTTCAACCCAAATAGAAAAATTCCAGGAGAAGGCACAGATGGAATTGCAGGACTATGTACAAAAAACCTATCCAGAAGATACTTATAG GCTAGCCCGGATCCTAGTTCGCCTGCCAGCACTTAGGCTGATGAGCTCTAGCATCACTGAGGAACTGTTTTTCACAGGTCTCATTGGAAATGTTCCCATTGACAGCATAATCCCCTACATTCTCAAAATGGAAACAGCAGAATATAATGGTCAAATAACTGGCACGTCTGCATAG
- the NR2C2 gene encoding nuclear receptor subfamily 2 group C member 2 isoform X2: MTSPSQRIQIISTDSSVASPQRIQIVTDQQTGQKIQIVTAVDSAVSPKQQFILASPDGTGTGKVILAAPETSNAKQLIFTTTDNIVPGRIQIVTDSASVERLLGKTDVQRPQVVEYCVVCGDKASGRHYGAVSCEGCKGFFKRSVRKNLTYSCRSNQDCIINKHHRNRCQFCRLKKCLEMGMKMESVQSERKPFDVQREKPTNCAASTEKIYIRKDLRSPLIATPTFVADKDGTRSAGLLDPGMLVNIQQPLIRDDGTVLLAADSKAETSQGALGTLANVVTSLANLSESLNNGDTSEVQQEEQSASEITRAFDTLAKALNTTDGTTAHNLADGMDPTGGGNIHVISRDQSTPIIEVEGPLLTDTHVTFKLTMPSPMPEYLNVHYICESASRLLFLSMHWARSIPAFQALGQDCNTSLVRACWNELFTLGLAQCAQVMSLSTILGAIVNHLQNSIQEDKLSGDRIKQVMEHIWKLQEFCNSMAKLDIDGYEYAYLKAIVLFSPG; this comes from the exons ATGACCAGCCCTTCCCAGCGTATCCAGATAATTTCCACAGACTCCTCTGTAGCTTCACCACAACGCATTCAG ATTGTGACAGATCAGCAAACAGGTCAGAAAATTCAAATAGTGACAGCAGTGGATTCAGCTGTGTCTCCAAAGCAACAGTTCATTTTAGCTAGTCCAGATGGAACTGGTACAGGAAAGGTGATCTTGGCAGCACCTGAGACATCTAATGCCAAGCAGCTTATCTTTACCACCACAGACAACATCGTGCCAGGCAGAATTCAG ATAGTGACAGACTCTGCTTCAGTGGAACGTCTGCTAGGAAAAACTGATGTTCAGCGGCCCCAGGTAGTAGAATATTGTGTAGTCTGTGGTGATAAAGCATCAG GTCGTCACTATGGTGCTGTCAGTTGTGAGGGATGCAAAGGTTTCTTTAAAAGGAGTGTGAGGAAGAATTTGACCTACAGTTGTCGTAGCAACCAGGACTGTATCATCAATAAACACCATCGGAATCGATGCCAGTTTTGTAGGCTTAAGAAATGTCTAGAGATGGGCATGAAAATGGAAT CGGTTCAAAGTGAAAGAAAGCCTTTTGATGTGCAACGTGAAAAACCAACCAACTGTGCAGCTTCTACTGAAAAAATCTATATAAGAAAAGATCTTCGAAGCCCTCTAATAGCAACTCCAACATTTGTGGCAGATAAAGATGGGACACG GTCAGCCGGTCTTCTTGATCCAGGAATGCTCGTGAATATTCAGCAGCCTTTGATCAGGGATGATGGTACAGTCCTCCTAGCTGCTGATTCCAAG GCTGAAACAAGCCAGGGCGCCTTAGGAACACTAGCAAATGTTGTAACATCTCTTGCTAATCTCAGTGAGTCACTAAATAATGGAGATACTTCTGAAGTTCAACAAGAAGAGCAATCTGCAAGTGAGATTACACG AGCATTTGATACTTTGGCTAAAGCACTTAATACCACAGATGGTACAACAGCTCATAACTTGGCAGATGGGATGGATCCTACAGGAGGAGGGAATATTCATGTAATCAGTAGAGATCAGTCTACACCAATTATTGAAGTGGAAGGACCCCTACTTACAGATACACATGTCACATTTAAG cTGACAATGCCCAGTCCGATGCCAGAGTACCTTAACGTACACTACATCTGTGAGTCAGCATCACGACTCCTTTTCCTCTCTATGCACTGGGCTAGGTCCATACCTGCATTTCAAGCTCTTGG GCAGGACTGTAATACGAGCCTTGTGCGGGCCTGCTGGAATGAACTGTTTACCTTAGGGCTGGCACAGTGTGCGCAGGTGATGAGTCTGTCCACCATCCTGGGGGCGATTGTCAACCACCTCCAGAACAGCATACAAGAAG ATAAACTTTCTGGCGACAGAATAAAGCAAGTCATGGAACACATCTGGAAACTTCAGGAGTTCTGTAACAGCATGGCCAAGCTTGATATTGATGGATATGAATATGCATACCTTAAAGCTATAGTCCTTTTTAGCCCTG GCTAG